The following proteins are co-located in the Deltaproteobacteria bacterium genome:
- a CDS encoding radical SAM protein: MIEARLYQKKEDEKVWCYLCSHHCLIKEGKRGICGVRENQGGTLYSLVYGKPIAYHVDPIEKKPLFHFLPGSTSFSLATAGCNFRCLFCQNADISQASELKHIPGQEMAAEEIVAAALRAQCQSISYTYTEPTIFFEYAQDIA; the protein is encoded by the coding sequence ATGATCGAGGCCCGTCTGTATCAAAAAAAAGAAGATGAGAAGGTCTGGTGCTATTTATGCAGTCACCATTGTCTGATTAAAGAGGGAAAACGCGGAATCTGCGGGGTCCGGGAAAATCAGGGGGGTACCCTTTATTCCTTAGTTTATGGAAAACCTATTGCCTATCATGTGGACCCGATTGAAAAGAAACCCCTCTTTCATTTTTTACCCGGCTCGACCTCCTTTTCCCTGGCCACAGCCGGCTGTAATTTCCGTTGTCTCTTTTGCCAGAACGCCGACATCTCCCAAGCTTCAGAATTGAAGCATATTCCCGGCCAGGAGATGGCCGCTGAAGAAATCGTCGCTGCCGCCCTCAGGGCTCAATGTCAGTCCATCTCTTATACCTATACGGAACCCACCATCTTTTTTGAATATGCCCAGGACATCGC